The Moorena producens PAL-8-15-08-1 genomic interval CTGGGATCGATATAAAATAACTTGCGCTCAACTGGATAATAGTCGGCACGATAATACATTTCTTTGATGGTATAACTGAAAGGCCGATTATCTAGCACACCTCCATCCACAAAGTGCAATTGATACCCACCGGTTGGAGGGGTTTCCGGTAACTTGCGATTCTTAAGGATTCCCCATTCTACTAACTTGGCATCGACCTGATTGCTAGGATTATCTAACTCAACGGTAACTACAGGGAAAGCAACTGGAAAACACGATGTAATACGACACAGTTTGGCCAGAGCTTGATAGGTGTCTTGAACCGTTGAATTGTTTGGGTTAAAATTGGGATTAAAGGGCTCTTTGCGACCTTGACGGTGCTTGAGATGAAAAATCGTGCGGTGGTCTTTAAGATCAATCACCCGTCCGGTATCATCAAAAACGGTATCAACCCGTCCTACAACATCAGTTCCTGTTACAAATAAATCTAATTCATTAAAGGAAGATACCCACTCGTCTGAGGGTGCTTTCTTTTTATTGCTCTGCCCTTGTTCAAAGGCTTTAGCTAGTGCCTCTTGATAGTAGCCCTTGCCATCTAAAATAGATTCCCCATCATTTTTCCCTTGAGTAATGCTAGGTTTATGCATGAGCTTGCGGATGTTGCCATTTTCCCGCCAAATTTGGGCAAAGTTTTCAAAATCGATGACTTCATTCTGACTACTATTGGTCAAAGCGTAGCTCAGCAGAACCCCATTAATCCCTCCCGCTGACGTGCCTGAGAGAATATCAACAATAATATCAGAATCGGTGAGAGCTTTAACAAGTTTATAGATACCTCGACCGCGAACAGCATTATAAAATTCGCGGCAAACACCGTTCATATAAATCGCTAGAGAGACTCCACCATAAACCACTAGTCCTAAGCGCAGTTCTCTGCTAAATTCTGGCTTGCTAAAGTTTTGGCTAGACATAATATGGCTCTCCAATTAGGGACGTTACCGTTAGTTACTGGCTAAATATAGCAATCCGTGTAGGAATTGTGAGAATTTTTGATGCCATATTCCCTACTCCCGTCTTGATGCAGTCGCTCATGGGGGAAACCCCCTTTGGCCGACTGCATCGCTGCTCCGAAGTCCCTGCTCCCTGTTCCCTGTTCCCTTTGCTATAGTAGTAAGGTGCTGCTGACACAACCTGCGGAAATCATCCCCGCGATGTTCAAAGCTTTGGTATTGGTCAAAGCTAGCACAGGCGGGAGAAAGCAGGACAACACTAGCATTATACTGTTGAGCTAGTTCTGCTGCTCTTGGTACCGCTTTCGCCATAGTTTCCACAATTTCGTAACTGGAGTAGCCAGCTTCTTTAAGGCGTGCCGCAAAAGCAGGTGCTGCCTCACCAATGAGTAACACAACCGCTGCTTTGAGTTTAATGGTTTCAATCCAACTGGTATCATCACCAGCTTTGGCTTCACCACCAGCAATTAGAATAGTGGGTGCAGCTACTGAGGCTAAACCGACTTGAGCCGCATCATAGTTGGTGGCTTTACTATCATTGATGAAGTCTATCCCCTGCCAGGTAATCACCTTTTCTAGGCGATGGGGTACACCAGGAAACTTGGCAATGGCGGATGCGATCGCATTTTTCTCAATTCCTGCCAATCGTGCTGTTGCCACTGCCATTAATAAATTTTGTCGATTGTGATCTCCGACCATTTGTAAGGATTTTACTGGCAAGATCGGTTCTGAGTCTGCTATCACCCAGTCATCTTGGATGTAAGCCCAAGGTTGAAAATTCCTCTCTCCCTGACCACCTGTGATACTAATCCAATAGGCATCGGGCCAATAGTTTACTCCCATATTACCCAGGTAAGGGTCATCCCCATTGATAACTTGTAACTGGGAGCGACGCAGTAAAGATGCCTTTACATCATAATAGTTTTCCAGAGTTTTGTGACGGCTGAGGTGGTCAGGAGTCAAGGTTGTCAAGACACCAATACGAGGGGCAAGGTCTTTGGAAGATTCGATTTGGTAACTACTGATTTCCCCAATTACCCAATCGATTGGGGATCTTTCCTGGGTTTTACCTGTGATTTCTGGTGCTAGGAGTAGTTCGCAAGCGGCATAACCAATGTTACCGCAGGCGGGGGCATGGAAACCAGCTTCTTGAAAAATAGCAGCAATCAGAGAGGTGGTAGTAGTTTTGCCGTTAGTACCAGTAACAGCTACCCATGGACAGGATTGGAGATAACGCCAAGCTAGTTCAATTTCCCCTATGGTCTCAATGCCTTGGGTCCTGGCTGTAACTAAGACTGGTATATCCCAGGGAACACCAGGACTAACTACAATTAGCTGGGGTAAGTCTGAAGAGTCTAGGGTTAGGGAATAACCCAGTTTAAGGTTAATTCCGTCTCTGGCAAGCTGTTGTTGTTGGTGTTGCCAGTCTTCTGGGGTATAACGTGCAGCGATCCGTTCAGGGCTAGCGGCATCGCTGAGAGTGACATCCCAACCTTCTTTTCTTAGAAGTCTTGCGGCTGCAAGACCTGAGCGTCCTAATCCAATAACATCAGCCTTAGGCATACTTTGATTGGTAGTGCATCTGATGGTTTGCCGTTTATAACTATAGCAGTTATAGCGGTTTTGAATTGGATAAGTTACTTACTTTTTGGGAGTAGGGAGTAGGGAGTAGGGAGTAGGGGGAAGAAACTTGACTTGACTTTATAAGTATTCTCAACGCTATAATTCTTTATTACTTGACATTAATAGGACTTAAAGATTATCCAAAAATATCGAATGTTTTAAAAATAGTTCCTTGCCCAATCTCGCACTGTTCGCCTAATTGCCCCCCTACCATCAGCCCGATGGCGCTCAATTAAACTAGGAAGCTCTTGAATCGGTAACTCAGGAAAAACCCTACTCTTTGCTTGTTCTACATACTCACCCTCTTGCAGTAAGTAAATTGTTAGTTTGCCAGAATCATAGCACCATATTTCTGGGACTCCCAAGCGAGAATAGATTGGCAAACGAGGCAGTGATTTACTAGTTACATCAATTTCTATAGCGAGATCTGGGGGGGGATCTTGGTTGAGTTCTAAGTCCAACCTGCCTCGAATCGCCGCTTCATTTTGGATATAAAAACAATTATCTGCTTCTACCCCAGCTAAGCTACTCTCTCGCCGCCAGGTTGTTGACCCTAAACTTTCGTAGTCTAAATCTAGTTCATCTGCCAGCTCTTTAACTAGGTCACCAATCACCTCTTTATAATATTCATGTTCAGGTAAAGGAGTCATAATCTCAAGGGTACCATAATCATAGGCTAAACGAGCAGAGCGATGGTCACCTAAATCCAGCAGCAGATTTTCAAACTGTTCCCAGGAAATGTTATGTAAAACCACCCGATCTGCTCTCTGTTTCGTCACTACCATTAGTTTGGTCTCCGAAGCTAATAATAGGTCATTTTTTTATTATAGAATTACTATCTATAGCAGTTATCAATTGCGTAATTTACAAAGTGCTGATAACTGAATCGCATCCTCTCTATCAAGCTGAGAAAAAATTTTTTGACAGGGATTTTCCAAAGGGTGCATCTCATTTTTGCTGTTTGACCCGGTGGTGCGTTACGGGGCGGGCTGTGTCTTGATGCAGTCGCTCATGGGGGAAACCACGGCAGTTGCTCATGGTTTGAAGTTACCGTAAGACAGGCTCGCCTTGTCTTGATGCAGTCGCTCATGGGGGAAACCACGGCAGTCGCTCATGGGGGGAACCCCCAAGACCGCGCTGCCTCCCCAAGACCGCGCAAATCACGCTAATCAATAAGTTTTCCCCCTTTTCTGCATAGCCGACCAACCATAAAGGCTCAACGTAATCAGGTTTCGTCTCCGGGGGAACCCCCAAGACCGCACTGCCTCCCCAAGACCGCGCTGCATCGCTGCCAACCCTGGCTACGAGGCGGAAAATGAGAACCCCCCCCTAACGCACCCTACGAAAAATTTTCAAATATGAGATGCACCCTTTTCCAAAAAGCTATATTCCTTTGCAACCGCTTCGCGAACGGAATCAAAACCACCAGGTTATTGACAATAACTTCGGGATGGAATTTAAGACTGAATATTATATCAAATATCAAGAAAGCTCAACAGGTGCTGGGTTGAGCACTCCAGACACTCCAGCAGCTTGAAGCATTAGGGGAATAAGGGGATTTGACCTTGCCATATGAGCCGACAAATCTTAATATAAGTTAATGTAAGACAATATTTCTCAACATATTAACTATGGCTACTTCAGAAGAACAACGCAAACAGAAAATTATGGAGCACCTGGAGAAAACTACCCAACTGCCTCAGCAGCAGCCTTCCTTATATTCAGAGGCTAGGAAGCAGAAAATTATGGAGCACATCAAATTGACACGAGGTTAAGACAAAGCCCTAGATATTCCGTAGGGTGGGTTAGGCGCGGCCAGGATTTGAGGGATTACCAATCAGTCGTTGAAAGCGCCGTAACCCACCTTCTTCAAATTGCGCACCTGACGACTGAGCTATCATGGCGAAGCGAGAATTCTAAACCATGGAAATTCATGACACAGCCCAACAGTCGGTTTATGAACGAGGCCATTGCTCTATCTGTGATCAGCGTTAGGTCTGGAAAGGGAGGTCCGTTTGGAGCAGTGGTTGTCAAGGATGGAGAGATTATTGCCAAAGCTCATAATCAAGTCACCTCCACTAATGATCCTACGGCACATGCTGAAATTGTAGCTATCCGTGATGCCTGCAAGGTCTTACAGACTTTTCAACTGACCGGTTGCGAACTCTATACTAGCTGTGAGCCATGCCCGATGTGCCTCGGGGCGATCTACTGGGCTAGGCTGGACAAGGTTTACTATGCCAATACTAAAGCTGATGCGGCTCAAATTGGATTTGATGACCAATTCATTTACGAGGAATTGGACTTGCCCATAAGCGATCGCAAACTCCCAATCATTCAATTAATGCGGGATGAAGCCTTAAGAGCTTTCCAAGAATGGCAAGAAAAAACCGATAAGGTAGAGTATTAATACTCTATAATTTCTACGCTTGTGAGGTACAAATTTCTGGTTTTTAGGGAGCAGGGAGCAGGGAGCAGGGAGCATATAAGAGCAAAGAGGGAAGAGGGAAGAGGGCAAAAATAATGTGTACCTCATAGCTACGATAAACGCTAGAGTGTAGCAGCTTAGGGCTTAAAAAAAAGCGATCGCTACTGAATCAAAAGCCGATCACCCTTAGCAGGAGAGATGGGGAGATGGGGAGATGGGGAGATGGGGAGATTTTTCTTAAAGGTAATTATTCTGACATGATATACAGGGTTTATAAATGAGATGTAAACCTGTATGGTATTTTTTTTACTGTCCAATAAAACTCCATATATCTTGCCACTCTTGCCTTTTGCCTTTTGTATGCAAGCCTTTTTCGGCAATTCGTGTGTTTAAAACCCAGAGACAAACCCGCTTATTCCCTAACGCCTATTTATTACGTATCTAGAGAAAAATCAAGATTGCTGGTTAAGGTGGAGTATAGGCTGTGGGGTGTAGGGCAATTCAAGGGCTATTTCATATTTCTTTACAAACTGTCCCAGATTAAGTCAATCGCCCCAAACAAAAATGTGAATTATAGGCTGTGGGGTTTAGGGGAATTCAAGGGCTATTTCATATTTCTTTACAAACTGTCCCGGATTAAGTCAATCGCCCAACAAAAATTTAGATAATATTAAATTTAATAGCTAGGGATTGGTAGATAAAGTAAACTACAGATAGTCTAAGACTATGCGGCGACTATCTTACTAGATTATTGATTAAGATTATTTCCTAAAAGTTACCACTTACAATTCTAAGCAATGCTTGGCTTTGAGTTGGTCAAATATTTTCCGACAACTCTGAAAGCACTTAACTAATTAAGTTATCAATTAAATTTTCAACAGTCAACCCTCAACAGTAATAACTCAACCATGGATAATCGTTGCATGATTCCGGTAGTTAGGTCTCCCAAAGACTACCAAGCTTATCGTATTAGTCCCCAAGATAAAAATCGCTTAGCCATTGTCTTCGATCCAGACAGTGCTAATGCTTCAATAACATTTTGTGTAGAGATTTTTGAGCCAGGAGGAAAGACTCCGCTCCATTATCATAAAATTGGAGTAGAAATGTTCTATATCCTCAAGGGTCAAGGGTTAGCCAGCTGTGATGGCAAAATCGTTACGCTGCGGACTGGAGATACCTTATTAGTTCCCCCTACAGGAATTCATGAAATTAGAAATACTGGCACTGAGCGTTTGTATACCCTGTGCTGGATGGTGCCTAATGAGGACTTTGCTGAACTAGTTCGCAGTGGTACACCGGTTGAATTCGATGAAGAGGATATGAGAGTGCTTGGGGGTCAAGATGTGTTGGTAGCTTGTTGAAGAATTTAATAGCTAGATATCTGGGACTGTTAATCACTTGATAGCTGATAGCTGATAGCTATCAGCTATCAGCTATCAGCTTATGTGCTACGCACACGCGTGCGCGAACAGCTTATGGGTTACGTCTCAGCGTAGAGTTATAGCACTACCCATTAAAGTTATGACGTTGATACAAGCTGAAAAGCTTTTTTATTCAACTTTTAGGTGCGCTTGACCTAGGCGAATTAAATTACGGGTCAAGCGCACCTTTGCCTTTTGCCTTTTGTATGCAAGCCTTTTGCCTTGCGCGTAGTGCTATACTGCCTAAGTCCTGTTGATGAAAAAAAGCTTTTACCTAGGAGTTAGTCTTTTTACCCTATGCTGGCTCCTTTCATTTTTTCCAGCATTACTCCCTGAAAATTTACCACCAACTGCTGTGAGAATGCTAGGAGCAACGCTTCTCATGGCAGTTTTTTGGATTGCTGAAACTATCCCGATTGCGGCCACCTCGATAATTCCCTTGGGTTTATTTCCCTTTTTAGGAATTCTTTCTGCTGAAGAGGTTGCTTCCGCCTATGCTTCGGATGTAATCTTGCTATTTATGACAGTTTTTTTTATTGCTAAAGCGGTTGAAAAATATAATCTACATCAGCGGATTGCTTTTCACATTATTAGCATTGTTGGTACCAAACCAACCAGGTTAATTTTGGGGTTTATGCTAACAACAGCAGTATTGTCGATGTGGATATCGAATACAGCTATAACCTTGATGATGCTGCCAATAGCTATCTCTATCATCGAACAAACAGGTCTTGCCAATCCCAATATTGATGTAGGTAAAACTCTGGGAACTTCGCTAATGCTGGGAATTGCATATTCAGCTAATATTGGTGGGATTGGAACCCCGATCGGGACGCCAACTAACCTTATCTTCTTGGCACAATTTCAAGAAAATTTTCCAGACAATACCCCCATTACATTTTATCAATGGATTATCGTGGGAGTGCCAGCTGTTTTGATATTTATCTTGTTAACTTGGATCTATTTAACTAAAATTACACTAAAGCTTGATAAGAACAGTTTATCGTCAGACTATTTTAATATTCCAGACAAAGAAGTCCAGAAACTGGGAAAAATGTCTCAGGGAGAAAAATACGTTGCCATTTTATTTGGGTTAACGGCATTTTTGTGGATTTTTAGGGCAGATATCACCATCGGTTCCTTTACATTAACGGGTTGGGCAACCTATCTGGGCGTGGCTAACTTTGTTCATGATTCCAGTGTGGCTGCCCTAATTGCTGTTATCATGTTTATACTTCCTGTGAAAACAGAGATGGGAGAGCCAATCAACCTCCTAGATTGGGAAACGGCTGTGAAAATTCCTTGGGGAATATTGCTGCTATTCGGGGGTGGAATTGCAATTTCTAAAGGGTTTGCTGCGTCAGGCTTGTCTCAATTCCTAGGGGATAATTTACAAATTGGGTTGCAGGGACTTTCAAGGATTTTGATGGTGGGTTGCATCTGTGTATTTATGACATTTTTAACAGAAGTGACCTCGAATATAGCAACCACAGCTCTGATCATGCCTATTTTAGCTACTGCTGCATCGATTATCAATGTCTCACCTGCTTTGTTGATGTGGCCTGCTGCAATTTCGGCTTCCTTCGCGTTTATGCTGCCAGTCGCAACTGCTCCCAATGCAATTGTTTACTCTCAGGAATATTTCCCAATTTCTACCATGGCTAAGGTAGGATTAGTTTTAAATATCGTGGGGGTGATTCTAGTAAGTTTGTTGATGAATTTTGTAGCTATCCCCATGTTGGGATGACTAGACTTTACAGGTTGCAGGTTGGAAGGTTGAAGGTTGGAAGGTTGAAGGTTGGAAGGTTGAAGGTTGGAAGGTTGAAGGTTGGAAGGTTGAAGGTTGGAAGGTTGAAGGTTAAACAAGAAACGGCATCAATGGTAACACGGGATGGAGTACGGCTGGATGCGGATATCTACCGTCCCGATAGTGCTGGTGAGTTTCCGGTGTTGCTGATGCGGCAACCCTATGGAAAAGCGATCGCATCTACGGTAGTCTATGCTCATCCCACTTGGTATGCTGCCCAGGGTTACATTGTAGTGATTCAAGATGTCAGGGGAAGGGGCACTTCAGACGGTAAGTTTGATTTGTTTGCCCACGAAGTAGAAGATGGCTTTGATAGTGTTAACTGGGCAGCCAGTTTACCGGGTAGCACTGGGGATGTGGGCATGTATGGCTTTTCCTATCAGGGGATGACTCAACTGTACGCTGCTGCAAGCTATCCCACCGCTCTGAAAACGATCTGTCCAGCGATGATTGGCTATGATTTATACAGCGATTGGGCCTATGAGGGAGGAGCGTTTTGTTTACAAGCTAATCTGGGTTGGGCGATACAATTAGCAACAGAAACGGCACGATTGCGGTCAGATGAGCAAGCCTATCAACTGCTGTATGCAGCATCTCGGAATTTACCCCTGTATGACCCAATTCCTGCTCGCCCTCAAATTCTCCAAGACTTAGCACCAGACTCTTTTTATCACGACTGGTTAGACCATCCTCACCCAGATGAATACTGGGAAAAACTATCTCCCAAGGGAATGATGCAGGATGTAGACATGCCCATGTTACACATTGGCGGATGGTTTGACCCATTTTTGCGAGGGACACTTCATTTATATAAAGATATGGCATCTGATGGCTGTTCGCCCCAGCATCTGATCATTGGACCTTGGGCGCACCTGCCTTGGGGGCGTCAAGTGGGAGCAGTGGATTACGGTCCCCAGGCGAATAGTCCCGTTGATGGCTTGCAAGTGCGTTGGTTTGACCACTTCCTCAAGGGAATTGATACCAACGTGGTTGAGCAACCCCCTGTTTGTCTATTTGAGATGGGAACTAATCGGTGGCGTTATTTTGATCGTTGGCCTGATGGCAATCAGAAATCTTATTATCTGGTAACTTCCGGTTTAGCTAGTGTCAGGGAAGATTCTGGAAAATTAGTCCCAGAAGAGTCTCAAGACATGCAACAGCCATCGGAGACAGAGGGAGTATCCCAAATCCAGCATACCTGTGATCTATCCTGTGACTTATTAGTTCATGACCCTTGGCGTCCAGTTCCAGCCATGGGGGGTCATGCAGGGATGCCAGTCGGTTCATGCGATCGCACTGCCATAGATTGTCGCACAGATGTTTTAACCTACACCTCTGAACCCTTAGCAGAAGATTTACATTTGCTAGGGGCTGTGCTGCTAGAGGTGTTTTGCACAGCTGATACTCCCAGTTTTGATATCTGTGCAGTTTTGTCGGAAGTCCATCCTGATGGCAGGGTTTACAATGTCACTCAGGGATATCGGCGGGTGAATCCTGGGGACACTATTAATCCGTTGCGTATTCGATTCCAAGCAACTTTTGTGCGTATTGCCCAAGGCAATCACTTGCGCTTAAGTTTGAGTGGGGCTTGTTTTCCCGCTTATCCAGTCAATTCCGGCACCGGGGCTTTTCCTAATGACAGTCGATTGATGGATGCTCAGATTATTACTTTGATGGTGAGTTGTGGAGGAGATTATCCAACTCGTGTTTTATTACCTATTTTTAGGTCTGATGCACAATAAGCGCCATTATAAATAAGCGCTATAGCTGACAGGTCTCCAGAGCAGCAACTAACTGCTCGAAATGATTCAGTGTATGAGTTGCCATAACTGAGATCCGAATTCGACTCGTAGGCACTGTCGGAGGACGAATAGCAGGGGCAAAGATACCAGCTGCTTTCAATGTTTCGCCAACAGCAAGAGCCTCAGTAGCACTGTTTATGGAAATGCAAAGGATAGGCGACTCAGAAGGCAAACAGTTGAGATTAGGCAGCTGTTGAGCAATTAACTGTTTGAGAGTCTCTACATTATGGCTCAGTTGAGCGCACCGTTCTGGTTCTTGTTGGACAATTTGGATTGCTGCTAATGCTGCTGCTGTATCTGCTGGAGATAAGGCAGTGGTGTAAATCCAGCTAGGAGAACGATTTCGGAGGAAATCAATTAAAACCGCTGAACCGGCCACATACCCTCCCAAACTACCCAAAGCTTTACTGAGGGTGCCAACTTGAATAATCGTTTCTCCAGTACAGCCAAAATGTTCCACACACCCAGCGCCTGTAGCTCCCAAAACTCCCGTAGCATGGGCTTCATCCACCAGGAGCATACAATTAAATTGGTTGGCCAACCCTAATAGCTCAGGCAAGGGGCATAAATCACCATCCATGCTAAAGACGCTATCAGTAACAATTAAGCAGCGACGGTACTGTTGTCGGTATTGAATCAGTTGACTCTGCAAAGAAGCGATATTGCAGTGATCATAGTCGATTACCTGGGCACCGCTCAAAATTGCCCCATTTTTCAAGCTGGAGTGGTTGTACTGATCCCCTAGGATTAAATCCCGTTTCCCTACTAACGCTGCAATCGTACCTATATTTGCTAAATACCCAGAGCTATAGACTATCGCATCTTCAGTTTGTTTGAGAGATGCGATCGCATTTTCCAATTCTCTATGCAGTTCCCGGTGTCCAGTAAGTAATCTCGAACCAGTGCTGCCAGTACCATAGTCCTTAGTAGCAGTAACTGCTGCTGCGATTAAGGGAGGTGAGCCTGCCAGTCCCAGATAGTCATTACTAGCGAAGTTAATCACCTCTCGGCCTTCCAGTTGCACCACAGCACCAGGCATACTTTGTAGAGTTTGTACTGAACGATACCAATTGGCTTTCTCAATCGTGGCCAGGGATAGCTTTAGCCAAGCATAAGGGTCAGTAGACATTAGACATTGTATTGGGGGTGAGACTTGGGCTTAGTGCAGGTTTAATTCTAATCATCTTTTTTCGCCTTCACCCCAACTAACTCTGAATTACCATCCAAAGAACCGTATAGGATATTTCCCCTCTTGTTGTCTGGTTTATAGAAAAGTAGTCGTTGCTCCAGTCGTTGCAGCTGCCGTTGAGCTGCTTGTGGATTCTTCGAGTAATACTTCTTCAAGTCAATCTTAAAGTGGCGATTAATTTCTGACCATGGGATGTCCCAAAGTTGGTCACCACAAAGTACCTCTAATTCCCATCCTTCAATATCAGTATCCTTGATATCTAGCTCAACTTCCCTTGGTTCAACTTCAATCAGCTTGCACTTCTCCATTTTGTTAGGGGAGCAGCTACTGAGTAATGTTACTCCCACACTCAGCAACAAGACGATGATAAACAGTTTTTGATTAAAAAAAGATTTTTGGTAATTTTTCACGTCTGGTACTAAACTAATCACGTTCCTAATGGTATTGACTCATTTATCCCCAATTAAATTATAGATTGCAGTTGGTGATGAATTGCCAGAACTGTTAACTATCCATCCCTATCAAAAGGTAGTTGACACAATAATATTTTTTTGCTACGAAATAGTCTAAATTCACCAGCTAGAGTAGCTACCAAAATATCCGGGAACGTGAGAGCGCCTCTCTTTTAAGGAGGGGATGAAACGGACACGACGGGTTTTAACCCGCCGTGTCCCTCTGCTTGGGTTCGGGTAATCTAGCTATTAGGCTTCTGATTAATTCAGACTGCGGTCTCTCCCCGCCGTTCGGCCTCTTCCTTCAACTGCTGCTTTTCAAAACTAGTAACCCTAATCATTAGTCTTTATGTTTTCATTTTAGTATTATCACTCAGGCGGACATCTGTTATGATTATAGGAGGAGGGTTGAGCAGATGTACAAGACTATTCCATTAAAAGCTAACTTCACGGACGAGGAGCAAGCCTTTTGGGTATTTCAGTGCCAACAAGCTAATAGCTTATGGAATTGTGCAGTCTATTACTCCAAGGAAAAACACTATAGTTGGTTACAACAGCAGGAAGAAGCTTTTACAATTTATTGGCGTGGAGATAATCTGAGGTATGGCTGGAAGATCTATAAATGTGGGATCAAGTATGCCGAACTCTGCAAAAACTTAAAGGAAAATCCCCATTATAAAGCTATGGCGGCTCAGTCGGCTCAACAAAGTCTCAAGACTGTCGCTGAATCAATTAACAGCTATAACCAGCTAGTAAGTCTTTATTATAAGGGAGCGGTTGACAGGCCAAAATTACTTCGATACCGCCAGAAAGGTGGTTTAGCCGCTGTTACGTTTCCTCGACAAGCACTTACTTACAAGAAAGGCTTATTTTACCCGTCGATTAGCAAGGAAACAAAGCCGGAACTAATCACCGAAATTGCGCTAGAACCCCCGGATTTTATCGATCCAGACTGGGTCAAAGAGGTAACGGTTCGTCCGTATCTTGGGCAGCTATGGATTGATTGGGTAATAGACGACGGTAAGCAACCAGTTGAACACAATTCTAACCTTGATTACTCCCAGGCATGGAGTTTTGATCACGGTGGCGAGAATTGGCTGACTGGGGTTTCGACCCAGGGGAAAAGCTTTATCATTGATGGTAGGAAGCTCAAGTCATTAAACCAGGGGTATTCCCGGCTAGTAGCAAAGTACAAGGAAGGTAAACCGGAATTTTATTGGGACGAAAATCTTAATCGGGTTCAACGGAAACGCAACAACCAGATGAGAGACGCCATCAACAAGGCTGCCCGATTCATCATCAATCGGTGTCTGAATGATCGGGTCGGGAATTTGATAGTCGGCTGGAATGAAGGCCAGAAAAACTCATCAAATATGGGAAAGCGAGGCAATCAGAATTTCGTTGTAATTCCAACCAAAAGACTAATCGAACGACTGAAGCAACTTGCCTTTGAATATGGAATCAAATTAACAATTACCGAGGAATCGTACACAAGTAAAGCGTCTTTCCTAGATGATGACCCATTACCAAAAATCGGTGAAAAACCCGAAGGGTGGAAAGCATCAGGTAAACGGGTAAGACGTGGTGTATACAGAACTTCTTTTGGCTGGCTAATCAATGCGGACTGTAACGGCGCGGCAAATATTGCCAAAAAAGTAGCCAAACAGTTAGGTTTAAACCTGACCAAGGTGGGTAGGGGAGATTTGACACTCCCGCATCGATATGACGTTTTCAACTCCCTGAAAAAATCATATCGAATAAGAAGCGAAGTGGCAGGTAACAACGCTGCCACGTAGCAACCTTATAGAATCCCCCGTGTTTTAACCGGGGGAGATGTCAAGTAAGTCCTGAAAATCAACTATGTTTCCATTCTGGATTCGTCAATTACTAGATTTTAGATCAAACTAGATATAGAAAATAATCACTGGT includes:
- a CDS encoding RNA-guided endonuclease InsQ/TnpB family protein, with amino-acid sequence MYKTIPLKANFTDEEQAFWVFQCQQANSLWNCAVYYSKEKHYSWLQQQEEAFTIYWRGDNLRYGWKIYKCGIKYAELCKNLKENPHYKAMAAQSAQQSLKTVAESINSYNQLVSLYYKGAVDRPKLLRYRQKGGLAAVTFPRQALTYKKGLFYPSISKETKPELITEIALEPPDFIDPDWVKEVTVRPYLGQLWIDWVIDDGKQPVEHNSNLDYSQAWSFDHGGENWLTGVSTQGKSFIIDGRKLKSLNQGYSRLVAKYKEGKPEFYWDENLNRVQRKRNNQMRDAINKAARFIINRCLNDRVGNLIVGWNEGQKNSSNMGKRGNQNFVVIPTKRLIERLKQLAFEYGIKLTITEESYTSKASFLDDDPLPKIGEKPEGWKASGKRVRRGVYRTSFGWLINADCNGAANIAKKVAKQLGLNLTKVGRGDLTLPHRYDVFNSLKKSYRIRSEVAGNNAAT
- the bioF gene encoding 8-amino-7-oxononanoate synthase → MSTDPYAWLKLSLATIEKANWYRSVQTLQSMPGAVVQLEGREVINFASNDYLGLAGSPPLIAAAVTATKDYGTGSTGSRLLTGHRELHRELENAIASLKQTEDAIVYSSGYLANIGTIAALVGKRDLILGDQYNHSSLKNGAILSGAQVIDYDHCNIASLQSQLIQYRQQYRRCLIVTDSVFSMDGDLCPLPELLGLANQFNCMLLVDEAHATGVLGATGAGCVEHFGCTGETIIQVGTLSKALGSLGGYVAGSAVLIDFLRNRSPSWIYTTALSPADTAAALAAIQIVQQEPERCAQLSHNVETLKQLIAQQLPNLNCLPSESPILCISINSATEALAVGETLKAAGIFAPAIRPPTVPTSRIRISVMATHTLNHFEQLVAALETCQL